The DNA sequence ACAGCACCTATGTTAAGTTTCTCAGCGAAATGGAACGCCGGGAGATCCACTTGGAGTGGCGGTACTATAACGATGGAAAGGCATGGCTTGGCAAAGGCCTCCATCATTGGACCGGCAGTCGCGGCGGAAAAAAGGAAGTTACTGTATTCTGGCTGTCGGTTTGGGAAGGGTATTTCAAGTTAACCATCTATTTTCCTGAAAAAGTACGATCCGAAGTCATGACCCTCTCGTTGTCCGAAAAACTGAAGCAGAGGATTGTGG is a window from the Clostridiaceae bacterium HFYG-1003 genome containing:
- a CDS encoding DUF3788 domain-containing protein translates to MKPIEKQMLRNPDIEPTSEVLEEILGTAYSTYVKFLSEMERREIHLEWRYYNDGKAWLGKGLHHWTGSRGGKKEVTVFWLSVWEGYFKLTIYFPEKVRSEVMTLSLSEKLKQRIVETDQMGKLKFFPVVFELHIDESFDEVLTLSEFRKNII